The DNA region TGCACCCAGTTCTGCCCCTATGCCTCCGAGCCCTGCCACGACAAGTTCACCCTGTTCCAGACCGCGGAGGACATGGTGGACTCCAAGAACGCCGGTGTGCTGTTCCTGGGCGGCGATATGGTTCGTGTGCGCACCTTCGGTGAGCCCAAGGACTACGATTTGAGCCGCGACAATGACCTGCCCGCCGACCTGGAGAAGCTGATCGTCACCATTCGTGACAAATACAGCTACCTGTTTGGCTGAGCCAAAGCGCTTTTCCCTCAAAACTTATAAAGAACCGCCCTGTCCCTTATTTCGGGGACAGGGCGGTTTTGCTATGGGTTATCGGCCCTTGCGGGCGGCATTATCAGCCGTTCTCGCGCTTTTTGCGGCGGACTGCCACCAGGGCGCCCAGGCCGCACAGGGCTGCCAGGGAAACCCACAGGGTCAGGCTGGCGGTGTCACCGGTGGGCACCACGGCGGGTGCAGCGGTAACGGTGAACACAGTCTCAGCTGTGCCGGAGGCGGAGGTCACACCCAGGGTGTGCTGCCCCACGGACAGGGTGCTCAGGTAATCGGCCTTCAGCGTCACCAGAATACTTCCCTCCCGGAGGGTGTACTGGGTAGCATCCAGCACTTTGCCGTCCACGCTGACGGAGAGGAAGTCCTCGAAGGAGGCATCGGATCGGAAGGTCAGATCGGTATTGCCGCCGGACTGGTGCTTGCCGTTGGCGCCCTCCACGATGGTGGGAGCCAGCTTCGCCACAGGCTCGGTGCGCAGCACCAAGCCACAGACGGTGCAGGTGAAGGTCTTTTCACCCTCCACAGCAGCGGTGGGTTCCTTGGTGATCTTGCCCTCGTCGGAGATGTGCTTCTCAACGGTGGAGGTCACATCGCAGTCATCGCGCTTGCAGGTCTGCCAGTGGCCGGTTTCATCGTGCAGATAGGGCTGGCCTGCAAAGTCGTGGCCCAGGGCGGTGCCTGCGGCGGTGAAGGTCTCGCTGCCGTTTTCGGCGCAGCGCTCACAGCTCTTATAGTACACAGCGTCCTCGGTGCAGGTGGCGGCGCTCTTCAGGTGGGCGGCGCCGGTGTCCTCCCGGGTGTAGCTGTGGCCCAGAGCGGTATCCGCAGCGATGAAGGTCTCGGTGCCGTTCTTGCCGCAGCGCTCGCAGCTCTTATAGTACACAGCGTCCTCGGTGCAGGTGGCGGGGGTCTTCAGGTGCTCGGCACCGGTGTCTTCCTTGGTATAGCTGTGGCCCAGGGGGTTGCCGTCGGTGAAGGTCTTGTCCGTGCTGTGGGTATCACAGCGGGAGCAGTCGTAATAGTACACGGCGGCCTCGGTGCAGGTGGCACCGCTCTTCAGGTGCGCATCATCCACCAGCTTCTCGGTGAAGTTGTGGCCCAGGGGATCACCATAGGAATAGGTATCCGCGGTACTGTGCTCATTGCAGCGGGAGCAGTCGTAGTAGTACACGGCAGACTCGGTGCAGGTGGCGGCACTCTTCAGGTGGGCGGCATCTGTCACTTTCTCGGTGAAGTTGTGGCCCAGGGGATCACCATAGGAATAGGTATCCGCGGTGCTGTGGGTATCGCAGCGGGAGCAGTCGTAGTAGTACACGGCAGACTCGGTGCAGGTAGCGGCACTCTTCAGGTGGGCGGCATCTGTCACTTTCTCGGTGAAGTCGTGGCCCAGGGGATCACCATAGGAATAGGTATCCGCGGTGCTGTGGGTATCGCAGCGGGAGCAGTCGTAGTAGTACACGGCGGCCTCGGTGCAGGTGGCACCACTCTTCAGGTGAGCGGCATCTGTCACTTTCTCGGTGAAGTCGTGGCCCAGGGCGGACTTCAGGAAGCGATCGTTGGTGTCGTAAGCCTTAGAGGTATCCATGTCGCCGTTCTTGTCGGCAAAATACTTGCCGCAGTCGGCGCAGTGCCAGTAGGCATCGTTGCCGGGCTGGGTGCAGGTGGGTGCCTTGGCTTCCGTCTTTTGGGCCAGAAGATGGTTATTGGGGTCCTTATCCGCCAGCTTGTAGCCGCAAACCTGGCACTTGGACTCGGCTACGCAGGTGGCTTCATTGGCGGAATGGGCCTGGTGGGCTGTCTCCTGGGTGCAGCTGTCGTGCTTGCAGATCTGCCAGTGCTCGGTGGTGCTGGTCTTATAGGGCTGGCCGGAGAAGTCGTGGCCCAGAGCGTTCAGCAGGAAGCTGGCATTACTGTTGTAAGCGACGGTGGAATCCAGCTTGCCGTCCTTGTCGGCATAGTAGTTGCCGCAGTCGGCGCAGTACCAATAGGCATCGTTGCCGCCCACTTCGCAGGTGGGAGCCACGGCCTTCGTCTGTTTAGCGTTCTTATGGGTCAGAGCCGCGATGTCAAAGGCGCTGGCGTCGTCATACAGAGTCTTGTCGCCGTCCTTGAAATACTTGTGGCAGTCGGCGCAGTAGTTATAAGCCTCGTTGCCCGCAGCGCCGCAGGTGGGAGCCTTGTAAGCGGTGGAAGTGACCTTGCCCTCGGTGTGGTTGTGGGCATTGAACTCGCCATACTGGGCATGGCAGGTGGTACACACAGCCTTGGTGACGCAGGTGGCGGGGGTGTCGGTCATGTGGTTTCCACGCTCCTCGGCGGAGCAGCCGGGCACGGTGCAGTTGCGCCAGTGCTGGGTGTCGTCATGCTGCCAACTGCCCCAAACATGATCGGTGGGGTGCTGGATGGTAAAGGTCCAGGTGGCTGCCGTGAGGCCATCGGTGGGAGCGAAGTTACCGTCGCCGGTGATGACCAGATACACCTGGTAGGTGCCGGGATCGGTGGGATTCTCTACCACCTTGTCGCCCTGCTTATACACCAGAGAGGTCTTGCAGCCGCCCAGGGTCAGAGGAGCCTTCAGGCTAATGGTGGCGGCCTTGGCATTGCCGTCCCAAATCAGGTTTTCGGGGGCAGCAAAGGTGAAGTCCTGCGCCTGGGCCGCTCTCTTGGAGATGATCCAGGTGAGGGTGTTGCTCTCGGGGGTGGCGCTCCACTGGTATCTATCCTCTTCCAGCTTCACAGTCACGGTGTAGGAGCCCGCGTTGGTGGCCTTGGTGATGCCCTCCACGGTGTAGCCCTCGTCGCCGATGGGCAGGGTGTGCTCTTTACCGGTATAGGTGTAGCTGAGGCTGGGTGCGGGGAAGCTGATCGCCTTGAGATACTTAGGTACGGTCACGGCGGCAGCATCGGAGGTGTAGGAAATATCCGTTGCCTTGACGCGGACATAGTAGGTGCCCTGGCCGCCTACGGTGGTAGTGCCCTCGGCGCAGGGGGTCCAGGTCTCGCTGTCGGGAGAGGTGGCCCACTCCATAGTGGCCTTGGTGCCGCTGATCTTGCCGTCCACGGCCTCCCAGGTGCTGGGAGCCACGCCCTGAAGGCCGCCGGGAGCGGCGGGGGTGGTCTTAGCGGTGGCGGCGGGGAGGATCAGGGTCACTTCCTCCGCCGTGGGGGTGCCGGAGACGGTGATCTGGGTGAGGCTGTCACGGGTGACGGTGATGCCGTCCTTGGACAGATTGGCCGCGTAGTCCTCGGGGAAGTAGCAGCCTTCTTCGGCGGTGATGGTCACATTCGCAATGGGATGCTTCTTCAAAACCGTCTGCTTCAGGTCGCCGGAGGCGGTCATGTTCTTGCCCGGGGTGACGGTGACGGTGCTGGACTCGGCGATGATGTAAAGCTGATTCTTGTCGGCATCCAGCTTCACCTCATAGCCCTCATCGCTGGTGAAATAGCCCTTGCTGGTCGCATCGCCGGTGATATAGACGGGTGCGATGGTGCCGCCGTCCTTCAGGGGCTTTATCTCGGTGGTGACACCGATGGTGGAGCCTGCGGTGAGGCCGGTGACAGCGGGGAGCATTGTTCCAGCAGTCACTTCAGGGAAATAGAGGTTGTTGACCACTCCCTCGGCGTTATTGCCGGTAATATTCATCTTGCCGGACAGCTCAAAGACCCAGCCGTTGCCGTGGCTGCTTTTGGGAATGATACGGGCATTCACACCGCCGCCGCCCCATTTTTCGAGCTTGGTGGCCGTATTGCCGGTGATGGTGGTGTCGCTGATCTTCACGGGGCCGGAGGTGCTGATGCCGCCGCCGCATTTAGCGGTGTTATTTTGAATGGTGGCATTCTGGATGACAGCGGGGATATAGGGGTCACTTGCGGTTCCATTGCCCTTGGCTTCGGAAATATAAATACCGCCGCCCAGGCTCTCCCCGCCGTTATTGCCGGTGACGGTGGCGCCGTCAATGGTGAGGGCGCTGTCCCACACGCATACCCCGCCGCCGCCTTTCGCCGCGGTGTTGTCGGTGATGTTGGCTTTGCCAATGGTGAGGGTAGCCTTCTTCGCGTAGATGCCGCCGCCCTCAGCCGCAGAGCTGCCGGTGATGGTGCCGCCGTTGATGATGACGGTAGCGCCATCGTTGTACACAGCGCCGCCGTGGCCGGCCCACCCGCGGGAACCATTATCTTTTTCGGTTTCAGAGGCCTTGCCGGTGACGGTGCCGCCGTTCATGACGAATCTGCCGCCAGAGACATACACGGCGCCGCCGCTGCCGTTGAGGGCCTTGCCGCTGAGGGAGCCGTCGTTCATGATGAATTTGCCGCTTCCGACATATACGGCACCGCCGTTGCCGCTGGCGGTCCAGGCGGAGATAGAGCCGCCGTTCATGATGAAGGTGCCGCCATTGACCCACACGCCGCCGCCGTTAGGCGTGCTGCTGGAGTAGCTGGGCCATTGCGCCCAAAGGTCGGTGAGCTGGCCGTTCCACAGGGTGAAGGTGGAGCCGGAGTTCACTTTCACGCCGCGGGAGTAGCCGGTAGAATTATAGATGCAGCTGATCCTGCCGGAATTATCCACAGAGCAGTCGGTAATGGCAACGGAATTCTTATTTTTGATATTAATGATAGCGTCGTCTGAGCGGGAGCTGTCCCCGATCCAACCGCCGTTGAGACAGATGTTATAGTCCCCGGTGGGGGTCCATTGATTATAAGTGTAAGACCGCAGCAGGTAGTAGTTGCCCGCAGGCAGGTCCTTCAGCTCGGTAACGCCGATCCAGTTGAGCTTTTCGTGGGTGTGGGTGCTGTCGGCGGTGTTTTCCCCGGTGCCGCAGACACAGTGGGTGTGGCCCTTACCGTTGTGCCACAGCTCCAGGCCGGTATTGCCCGAGGTCAGCAGGGGGCCGGACTTGTCGGTGGTAGGCCGCAGGACAAAGCTGCTGTCGTCTGCGTGGAAGCCCTTTCCGCTGGTGTTGCCCGAAACCACCAGGGAGGGAATATCCCAGGCGCTGAGGCCGATGGAGCTGGTGGTCTTGAAGCCGCTGTCCGTGGTGATGGCGCAGCCGGAGCCTATCATAACATTGCAGTCAACAACGGTCGTCGTGTCCTGATAGTAGGCATTATAGGAAATCCGGGACTTGTTGTTCTTCACCACGACCTTGCCGGTGAAAACGGGGGCGTTGGTGCTGTCCACAGCGATGCCGCCGCCGCGCCTTTCGGATTTGTTATCCTCAACGGTGGTGTTCTTGATGGTGGCCGTACCCTTGCCGTAGAGGTAGATGCCGCCGCCGTCGCCGTGAGAGAGGTTTTGGGTGACGGTGCAGTCTTCAATGAGGGTAGTGCCCGGGCAGCCGCTGTTGATGGCGCAGCCCCGGCTGTTTTCGTAATTTGCATTTTGGGTGTTATTGGCATTGCCCGTGAAGGTGCAGTTCTTCACCGTGAAGCTGCCCGTGGTTGCGCCCTTGTCCGTGAACCAGAGGGTGGGGGCACCCATGGCGTTATTCTTAAAGGTGCTGTCCGTCACCG from Vescimonas fastidiosa includes:
- a CDS encoding right-handed parallel beta-helix repeat-containing protein — protein: MKKRIGSLLMALVLALSLVPATVWAADGTTEVGTFEELQAAIASDADTIDIVVTNDIELTQELTISSSKKDITIRSQEGSTYKLLRSASFQASADDYKSEYAFRLKAGKLTFKNIILDGNKDAVTAKNTFVFVSGSNDTQLTLGQGAIIQNCATTSYGAAVYVSTGKVVMEEGSAIKDCTTSYRGGAIAMIYEPWSNYSTGAITFTMKSATISGCSTTGSANYAQGGAIFTSGRVTMDIQDSIIENTTANGNGGAIYGASTNNSGDIVLNLSGTTITGNTSQQLGGGVYFAGTTFTVSGVTNITGNTGKGSSNNVYLAAGKTVSGSGLQEGSQVGISGANIPSTLVTGYANDSETGYFTADRTETKLKATTGGDLELVGKDDHTHCICGRTDCQETGTGHQKITCKGVSSLDLIKDSGSYYLLNDVTLTKTWKPNFGVTLCLNGHAIHAAWKTAAIELKDTYITFNLTDCGTDGKVTGIVDSNGNVDGASGVIIGARATFNLYNGSICDNTLYSYQTGLKAGAVEVNGIFNMYGGSIKNNQGTGWIGADSNYIGGVLVNSTGKFNLYDGELSGNRSAHDERASGTFNGGAVYVNGGKFTMTGGVIKNNRAGGGNVQGDGGAVYIGAGGKFTMTGGEISGNTASRNGGGVAVVKGTFEMTGDAKISGNKAQMDYRHYEHKGGGVFVGASGTFTMSGNAGVEGNLVRNGYSDSVAQGAGVYVSEGGTFTMSEKSSLKSNTMTSQYQSDAKNLYGGGVFVGGTMSLNGGTIEDNTAFYEGGGLYVDTKGTVNLGTGTIIVRNNTSEKTTGHNLYLPGAKKLIAPVAPADGSSITLSLPLARIQKAEGTAVITNTGKDIRDGDSRFAFEAEKITLVRDGDGEDVLARIPAHTHDGITYTPVYSLAEIPSNATGNYYLLQDSKMSSSVTVGANNTVNVCLNGHKSEPIYFKNSGTLNITDCKHGTATPGYITGYSYSSGSNNIETTSGSTLNLTNVTVKEKTGSTFISATGATVNISGCEYSNNKSGFLVASTGSEVTVTDSTFKNNAMGAPTLWFTDKGATTGSFTVKNCTFTGNANNTQNANYENSRGCAINSGCPGTTLIEDCTVTQNLSHGDGGGIYLYGKGTATIKNTTVEDNKSERRGGGIAVDSTNAPVFTGKVVVKNNKSRISYNAYYQDTTTVVDCNVMIGSGCAITTDSGFKTTSSIGLSAWDIPSLVVSGNTSGKGFHADDSSFVLRPTTDKSGPLLTSGNTGLELWHNGKGHTHCVCGTGENTADSTHTHEKLNWIGVTELKDLPAGNYYLLRSYTYNQWTPTGDYNICLNGGWIGDSSRSDDAIINIKNKNSVAITDCSVDNSGRISCIYNSTGYSRGVKVNSGSTFTLWNGQLTDLWAQWPSYSSSTPNGGGVWVNGGTFIMNGGSISAWTASGNGGAVYVGSGKFIMNDGSLSGKALNGSGGAVYVSGGRFVMNGGTVTGKASETEKDNGSRGWAGHGGAVYNDGATVIINGGTITGSSAAEGGGIYAKKATLTIGKANITDNTAAKGGGGVCVWDSALTIDGATVTGNNGGESLGGGIYISEAKGNGTASDPYIPAVIQNATIQNNTAKCGGGISTSGPVKISDTTITGNTATKLEKWGGGGVNARIIPKSSHGNGWVFELSGKMNITGNNAEGVVNNLYFPEVTAGTMLPAVTGLTAGSTIGVTTEIKPLKDGGTIAPVYITGDATSKGYFTSDEGYEVKLDADKNQLYIIAESSTVTVTPGKNMTASGDLKQTVLKKHPIANVTITAEEGCYFPEDYAANLSKDGITVTRDSLTQITVSGTPTAEEVTLILPAATAKTTPAAPGGLQGVAPSTWEAVDGKISGTKATMEWATSPDSETWTPCAEGTTTVGGQGTYYVRVKATDISYTSDAAAVTVPKYLKAISFPAPSLSYTYTGKEHTLPIGDEGYTVEGITKATNAGSYTVTVKLEEDRYQWSATPESNTLTWIISKRAAQAQDFTFAAPENLIWDGNAKAATISLKAPLTLGGCKTSLVYKQGDKVVENPTDPGTYQVYLVITGDGNFAPTDGLTAATWTFTIQHPTDHVWGSWQHDDTQHWRNCTVPGCSAEERGNHMTDTPATCVTKAVCTTCHAQYGEFNAHNHTEGKVTSTAYKAPTCGAAGNEAYNYCADCHKYFKDGDKTLYDDASAFDIAALTHKNAKQTKAVAPTCEVGGNDAYWYCADCGNYYADKDGKLDSTVAYNSNASFLLNALGHDFSGQPYKTSTTEHWQICKHDSCTQETAHQAHSANEATCVAESKCQVCGYKLADKDPNNHLLAQKTEAKAPTCTQPGNDAYWHCADCGKYFADKNGDMDTSKAYDTNDRFLKSALGHDFTEKVTDAAHLKSGATCTEAAVYYYDCSRCDTHSTADTYSYGDPLGHDFTEKVTDAAHLKSAATCTESAVYYYDCSRCDTHSTADTYSYGDPLGHNFTEKVTDAAHLKSAATCTESAVYYYDCSRCNEHSTADTYSYGDPLGHNFTEKLVDDAHLKSGATCTEAAVYYYDCSRCDTHSTDKTFTDGNPLGHSYTKEDTGAEHLKTPATCTEDAVYYKSCERCGKNGTETFIAADTALGHSYTREDTGAAHLKSAATCTEDAVYYKSCERCAENGSETFTAAGTALGHDFAGQPYLHDETGHWQTCKRDDCDVTSTVEKHISDEGKITKEPTAAVEGEKTFTCTVCGLVLRTEPVAKLAPTIVEGANGKHQSGGNTDLTFRSDASFEDFLSVSVDGKVLDATQYTLREGSILVTLKADYLSTLSVGQHTLGVTSASGTAETVFTVTAAPAVVPTGDTASLTLWVSLAALCGLGALVAVRRKKRENG